The segment GCTGCCAAGGTCATTGAGAATCTGCTGACCAGTCGTACTTCCACAGGTGGCTATACTTGAGAAACTGAAATCACTGAACGTGGACAAATGTAACATTGTTCAATGGAACCAGGTTTTCAACAACAATGGGTACATTTGCCTTGAGTTTGAACTCCTGGACAAAAGCCTCTatgatttcatgaaagaaagaTTCTTTCGACCCCTTTTTCTGAGGAAGATCAGAGCCATCATACAGCAGGCGAGGCCTAATGTGTTATTAAACAgtataaatattgaaaaatgctgataaatatttgaaatcaatgttaaatgtgtgatattcGTGACTTTTCAGCTTGCCAACACACTTGACCACTTGAAGAGTATTAGATTCATACATGCAGACCTCaagttggaaaatgtgatgttggtCAACCATATCCAGCAGCCGTACAGAGTCAAAGTGattgactttggcctggcatGCGAGGTTTCAAATGCTAAGGTGTGCTCATACATTCAGAGCCGTCCATACTGGTGAGTAACTGCAATGACACTGACATACTGATATACTTAATTCACTGGTTCTCACGGGTAAATCCTGAGAATGTGAGTGTCACCTTTGATATTTAAATGGTGAAGAGTTTTTGAGTTGCCTTTATGAGAGACTGAGTCTGTTCATGAGCACAGATCTAATCCAAATTCTATGACTTTTtggacaggaaaaacaaacgaacaaacaaaaaaacaaaaaacaaatataaagttaatgaaaaAGTTAAAGCTCATTCTTTTCTAGCTGAGAAGgctgtttggaggaaaaaaagcaggGTGCGCTGTTGTTATTAACGTAATTTATATTCAtgcatttaattttctattttattattccttTATATCATAATTTGTATGACAGTTGATGGATTTGTCTGCGCTTGTGTCCTGTGACCCCTGCCTGGGTTTTTCATCTCCAATGTTGGAGACCAGACATAATGGCATTGGCTGGCTCATGGAGCGTGTGGTTTAGCATTAGAATGCTAAAAAGTGGGGAATGTGATGGAAAATTCTGGCATTTAACTCGTGCTATACTTTGCATTACCTGTTCCTGGTGTTATGTTTCGTTCATACAAACGTGTTGTTGTGCTTAAGCCCTACTGTGACAGCACTGTGAGATACAGCAGAGGGTGCCACAGGGTGCCACAGGGTGCCACAGGGTGCCACAGGGTCCCACAGGAATGGGACCTCAAAGGGAGATCCCAAAGGACTGTTGTCTTGGTGAGGATTTTTGTTAAAACAAGTCTATTCATGAATGCTTATTAAAAACCAAGAAAGGCTGCTGATGTGTGTagactttctttttaaaattcttaaACTTTTTGCCACCACAGAAGTTTAATAAACAGTTAATTATTGTCAGAGACCATAATAGGCCTTCATGATGTAAAGTGCCCAGCTTCACCTTTTCAAGAGccataacaataacaacagtaaTAGTGGctgcatttgaatttttcattcatctcttcaacagatttgtctatttatttttcctattgtttttcttttttttttgtgaatttgtggGCAAATTGACGAATGGTGTGATTCACTTGTCATATTCACACTTTCATTTCTGGCAGTAAGTATCTCAAATATTGAAACGAAAcgaagaaagaaataataaaaatccataATCCAACTCAGAATCCATGCTGCTTCAGTTTGATGTTTTAAGATTTTGAATACTGACACTTATGTCACAGCCCAATATAATAAAAGTGAAGgacctttttgttttcccttcacAGAGATGACAcctgcatgctttttttttccattgaacAGTATGCAATGGCATCCTTCGgcagatttgtttattttggccTTTGTGGATGGATGAAGTCGAACACTGTAGTTGTGACTCAGGCAGCAGGAGCCTGGCTTATCAGCCTCACCTCCACAGGAAAATGGTCACTGACAGCCAAAGCCTAAGAGATataagataaaaacattttacacacactttttcagtttttgctcCAGTTTCTCAGAGATGGTGATCAAACAGGAAATCAGTTTTTAATGAGTTGATGAATTGCATTAGAACTGATGTGTATCGAAGGCAGTTCAAGGATGGATGAGTTTTTACCAGCTCTTGGTTCAGTTTCAGGTCCATCATGTAGTCATACACCTTAGCACTTTTCTGAACCACTCCTTTATTCATGTCAGTCGTGACGACAATCCTGAAAATGCACAATATAACGTGTCATTACGTTTGGGCGCCTGTGTATGCATTCCATTAACTGTGTATGCATATACCTGTCATAAGGGCAGTTAGTGTGTGACACGGTGGTGTCCGCCTCGTCAGTGATCAGCCAATGGAAAGTCTTATCTGTGAAGATGCGGATCTGCTGCCAGTCAGAACCTGATACATAAGTGCAGCCAGCGTTGAAATCACCCAGCAGAATAATGtcctgcagggagagagagagattcatcCAAATTCATGTTGTACCAAACTTATCCTTCTCAGTCTACCTGCCATTTGTACACTAAACAGTTGCTCTTTGGGAGCGTGGCGCTATTTGTAGGCttaaagagaatattcacattGGTGTTCCAACGCATGCGGACATCAACCACTACATCATAGAGAGCGTCAATTTCCGCCAGTGCAGAGTCTGGAGAAGTGTGCTGAGGGATCAGAACAAAGTTCTTCACAGCTACAAAACAGAGAGGGCAGTCAGAGAGGATGTGGATACATttacatatgtatgtatattcTGATAATACATGTGTGCTTTTACTGGAATGAAAGTTTGAATATGGcactaatcctaaccctaacccctgtAGAAGaatattttttaccttttttattgGAACTTTAAATTATTAAAGGCTCTGAGAGGTTATCCCCCCACTGTTGGAGCTATACTGAAGATGGTCTTTATAGAGACATTGCTGTCTGATAAACTATATGACCTTTGAGTCTCATCTTACACCAGGCTGGTGTTTTGTTCTCATTTATCAGCCAATAAAGGAAAAATGTCACCCGTATTGTGTGACAGTGAGATAGCTGTGTTACTCTCTGTCCCCACCACACTCCTACTCAGCCTACCGGTGAGTTTGGAGGAGAACATGACAACAAAAGGCTCTCTGATGAAGGTATCGGTGCCACACTGCTCACAGCCGTCGTCGTAGGTGTAGCTTTTagccacagacacactttcTTCCCTGGAAGCAGAAGAAACCTCATTATTACATCTGTGTTGTTGTGGTTAAAGTGTGTATTAGGACAGCAATTAATCACAAGACAATAAGATGataaacaatttaaattaaaaacgttttcaatgaaataaacaatcaaTCGATAACAGCTTTGGCACGCTGTCACAACGCCTCCATTGCACTCCTGAATGTATTGCACAGTTATGTGTTGGACTGTGACTAATACTTGTTGACGAGGTTGATGGACAAAGGCACAAATGAGTTTTTTTCAAACAGTTGAGATTTAGGGAGTCGGCATCTCCTGCATGATGGACAAAGCACATATTCTGAGTAAAGGATATGGAATGGGTCCTTTTAAAGCTGACTGCGTAGATTCTTTGGAGGATCGGTATTCCCTCCTTATGATCTTCCTGTCATTCCTGTTGATTTTGATAACAGATAAGTTCCCATACCAAGCCGGCTTTTTCTAGTGTTGcctgataaaaaaatatatatacaaataaataaaataaactggagTCTCTATTTGACAGCGTGCAGTCTCAGCCTTCTCAAGAAAAACTGTTGTGTATGACTCAGCACAGTTGTGCTGCAATATTTCTTCTGCATTTCAACACTATGCATCCTGCACCCTGTATGTATGTTAACATCGCTCTGTAGGATCCTTCAGCCTTCTGCCACCGCTCACAATCAGGACAGAAGCAAAcaatgatttacatttaaagctgaaatactcctggttgtgttttttaacCATTGTGAAGGCTTTTTGCCTCCGTGTGCACCTGTAGAGGAAGAGGTATCTCTCCTTGTAGCTGCTGCGGCCCAGAGGTTCACTTACAATGTGGCTGTATTTGAACTGAGATGGACCtctgggaaaacacacacatacatttatagTGAGTTTACAGCCTTTTGACGTATTTGCTTTTTATGTGtgaaatatataata is part of the Echeneis naucrates chromosome 8, fEcheNa1.1, whole genome shotgun sequence genome and harbors:
- the dnase1 gene encoding deoxyribonuclease-1, translating into MRLLCALGLFMTLQHLSTSLLLGAFNIKSFGDKKSSNTTLMDIISTIAHNYDILLIQEVRDSDLSATKNLMERINKGPSQFKYSHIVSEPLGRSSYKERYLFLYREESVSVAKSYTYDDGCEQCGTDTFIREPFVVMFSSKLTAVKNFVLIPQHTSPDSALAEIDALYDVVVDVRMRWNTNDIILLGDFNAGCTYVSGSDWQQIRIFTDKTFHWLITDEADTTVSHTNCPYDRIVVTTDMNKGVVQKSAKVYDYMMDLKLNQELALAVSDHFPVEVRLISQAPAA